From Zea mays cultivar B73 chromosome 3, Zm-B73-REFERENCE-NAM-5.0, whole genome shotgun sequence:
AAGGTTTTAGACTTAATAGAACTAAAACCGAATATATGGCACTACTACACACAAGGAAGCAGATGTTAGTTTGGAAGGTCAAGTAGTACCTTAGAAAGGATACCTTTCGGTATTTATGACCAATGATATAGAGAGACAGGGGGTATTGATGAAGGTATTAGCCATGGAATCAAAGCAGGGTGGATGAAGTGGTGTCaagcatatgacgttttatatgaGAAGAGGGTATCACCGAAGCTAAAAGGCAAGTTTTATAGGATGGCGATTAGATCTGCTATGTTGTATGGTGCAAAATGTTGGGGTACAAAAGATGACATGCCCAACAAATAAGTGTTGTGGAAATGCGTATGTTGCGTTGGATTTGTGATTGTGATCATACAACAAGGTTAGGGGGTAGGCTAGGGGTAGCATCAATTTAAGAAAAGTTTGTCCAACATTGGTTGAGATGGTTTGGTCATGTCCAACAGAGACCTTCAAAGGCATCAATGCGTAGTTGGATTCCAAGGCACGATAACAATAGAAAGAGAGGCAGGGAAGGCCGAAGTTGACATGGTAAGATGTCGTAAAAGGAGACTTGAAGGGATGTAATATAAccaaagatttagccttgaataAGAGCGCATGAAAAAtagctaaccatgtgcttgaaccTTGACTCGTGGTttttgttgggtttcaactctagcctaccccaacttgcttgagGCAAAAAGACTTTGTTGCTGTACAATTTTAACCAGATTTTCTTTAGTCTTGAACAGTTTCAGTAGCAATTGTACGTGTTGAACTAGTTCAGTGCGATACTGGAGAACATACTAATCTCCATGAATATTTTGGTCTGAGAACTTCAGATTCTCATTATGGTGACACCATCAATTAATTGGTCCTAGAATGTGATTATATGATTGTTTGTGCCAATTTTGAACTGCTGTGCGACCTCTTATCTTTCCAAACAGATCTAATATTTCAAAACAACATAGATAATGTCTATTATCTTGGTGGTGGTGTCATTGTGTGCCTTCTTTCTTTTAATACCACACTAATGAGTTATGAGTCACTAACTCACTATTAGTATTGGAGTATTAAATACTACATTAACGAGTCACTATTAGCATTTTCATATCCATATGCCTATAATTTCATATTCCGTGGCCACCAGAACATACCTTTTCCTTTGTAAGTACTTTTTTCAAAGTACTTTGCAATGGGAAGCCATAAATTATTGTTTTTATTGAGTCGAACCATCGTTGTTAGAGATTTAGAGCAGCTTCTCCTTCTCTAACTATCACAACATTACCTATGTTCCTTTGGTTCATCTGACATGACATAGTTTTTGGTTCTGGAAAGTCCATTTTAATTTATTTGTGATCTATTCCTATCTTGTTTTCTCACCACCTCTAATAACCTGGCATCCATGTTGGGATTTTAAGCAATCTCTCTCTTGGAATTTGCTCTCAGAATGATATGCAGGTAAGGGACAAAATATTATTGCTTTTGGACTCCTGGCAAGAGGCATTTGGAGGACCTGGAAGTAAATACCCACAATATCATTGGGCATACCTTGAAGTAAAGGTATGCAATTGATGTCTGTTTGAAATATCTTTTATGTTATATGTTGTCAGTTGTCACCAAATATTGTTCCACTGCATGATTTCAGAACCATGTTCTGCGTTCAACATGCATCAATAATGTGGTTATGCCAAAGCATCCCTTCTTTTTGGCAAATTTGATTTTAGCAAGCTACTAAAATACATGGCACTTGATGAAAgagcctctagctgagttggttaggtggtctgactaGCACCCATTAGGTCCTGTGTTCGAATACCAGTGGAGGCGAATTTCAGGTTGAGGTTAAAAAAAGTCACTCGTTGATTCCCCTGGTTGTGTGCAGACGAGATGGACTGACCTATGAGGGGTGGATCCTCGTGTAGAGGCTGGGAGGGTTCGAAGCGTGAGTGAAGATCTGGCCTATAGGGGGTGGACCCTCACAGCTTCCGTGACCTTCCTTAGTCAGGGCTCCGATTGAgcatcttcttaatataatattgTGGGACGGTGTTTCCCCTACCGGCCAGATGTTTTTAAAGAAAAAAAGTGGCTCTTTTCTTTATTTGAAAATGCCAGTCAAGTTCTATATTTCTATCAATCCCTGCCCTTTTCTCTCATTTTTAGGAGAGAAAGATGGGAAATAAGAAAAGGGAGAAAATGGGATATTTCAGAGCAACAGAGAAATTGAGTGTCATCTTTTCTAGTAGAGTATTGAGTAGCATTTTTCCCAAATTCTGTTTTTTCTTATAAAGTGGCATAGCTGCACAGATCGGTTGTTTCCTCTGGCTTTTCTGGAAACAATCCCTTTTGGTTGCAACTATCTTTGCTAACTGACGAACTTTGCTGCAGACGACAGGTGTGGTGTTCCCAAAACGTCCTATGGATGCCCCACCAATATTTACTCCTCCAGCTACACATAATTCTGAGACCTATGGTTCACCCAGATATTCTGCGGGAAGTCTAAGTGACAGAATGTCCTCAGATGTTGAGACTCTGAGGTTATGCCCTTTTCCTTAGTATTTTGGCCTTTTCACATCCAGTTAACCTATCTCATGGTTTTTCGCAATTTTTTTTTCTTTGGTTGCAGTTTAGGAGATTTGAATAAGATTCGAAATGTGACAGACCTACTGAATGATATGGTGTATGCTTTAAACCCATCTGATCGAATGGTATGAAAGAATTATATTCTCTACTTCATTCTTGCCACTGTGTTGTACTCTAATTGGTGTGGGTGTCTGACCTATTAAATTTGTTTGGACTTAGGCTATTAACGATGAAATTATCACAGATCTTGTGACCCAGTGTCGCTCAAATCAACAAAAGCTTCTGCAGTTTGTCAGTTCATCAGGGTAAATATTTTGCTGTGTAAATATTGCCATCCCGTTCTCTTTTATCTGCAATGTTCTTGCATGGTTCCCATTATTCTTTCTTATTCAATTATTCATTGTAGCTTGTTGAGTCTGCATTGCTGTTTCTGTTGTATAGCGCACATGTGACTTCTGAGATCTTTGATGCTATCTAGGAACGAACAGTTACTAAAGCAAGGACTGGAGACAAATGATCTCTTACAAAGCGTACTTTCAAAGTATGATGCTGTGGCCTCTGGTGCTCCTTTGGCGGTTGAAGCATCTGTGAGAGAGGCAATCGAGGCTCCTGCAGTAAAGTCATATGCACCCCCTGAACATAATGATAATGTTAACGAAGAGGAAGATGAGTTTGCCCAGCTAGCTCAAAGGTACATCTGAGCAGCCTGTAGAATGCCAACTTGACTTTCTTGCACAGTATGTTAACGCTTCATGCTTTATGCATCTGCAGGAAAAACAAATCCGTCGTAAGTAGTAGCGACGATGCATCATCCAGCACTTTGGGGGACCTTGCCCTTGTACCCATTGATCAAGCAGTTTCAGAATCGCCATCTTCTGTTGCAAGCAATGCGCTGGTTCTTCTTGATCCTGCTCCCAGTACTAGCACTGAATCAAAAGAGCTGGACATGATCGACCTTCTAAGCCTCACCTTGTGCAGCCCTACTCCTGAAACTTCAACAGATTCTTCAGCACAGGATCAAAATGGACCCCAGCAACCTGCAGTTACACATAATCAAAAAGGGCTTCAGGAACCTACAGTTACAAATGGGCAACAATATCCTTCTAGTGTGCCACAGTATCCTTCAAACTACCAGCCTCACACTGCAAACCAGGCATATGCTCCACAGACCAGCAACTATGTGGCACCTTGGGCCCAGACCGGAGCATATCCACCTCAGCCTCCGGCATATGCATCTGGCTATGCCTACCCTGCACCGCCATGGGTGGCGCCTACACATCCTGTTGATTCTAACCCTTTTCTTTCGGTCAATTACCAAGATCCACGCCCTGCTGCCACTTCTGTTGCTCAAACAGCAACATATGCACCTCCCCCAGCTTCATATCCCCCTTCAATATCTTATGCACAGTTTGCAACCCCCCAGTCAATTCAGCATAGCAATTCTGTGGCTTCACCGAGCAATGGTCAGATTGCAAATCAAGCACAAATGAATGTGAATCAACAACCAAAAGATTCTTCGGCAGCATCTAGCAGACCATACTACATACCTGATAATCTATTCagtgatttgatcgatgcaaaAAGTTTTGGCGGTGGAAACAAGATGGGCGGGCCCACTACAATGGGTAGCTCAAATGGTGGCCAGCCTATGATTGGTGGAAAGAAATAGGGTTATTTGTCTATATATATACAGCTGATGGTGATCGGTAGCTGCCTTGTTATTTATTATGATTACTTTGTCTGGTGTACATTTGTACTTGTATATCGCCATTCCCCCTTTTGACAGATTTGGCTGCATTGGTTGATTCGTGGGTGCAACTGTTAAGTTTAACAGAGATATGGACAATTGCTCATGTACATAAATGATTAGCATTTGCTCCACTGAGGTGGATGGTTGTGATGAAATCTGTTGGTATTGAATTCTTCTGAGTTCTCATCTCTTGAATTGTTGCATGCTCCATAAGGTAAAATCCTGTTATGAGCTTGATTCCCTTGACCTCAGGTCTGGTTGGTGAAGACACGGGCTCACAGAACCGACAAGGAACGGTCGGGCGAGAGAGGCAGTCACAATTGTTAGCCAATAGCCATGGCTGGACTGGGCCACTTTTAGAATCTTGGGTCAACCTAACCCATGATGTTCTATGCCTATATATGTCCTTCAGAGAAAAAGAAAATTCTATACTTAGCTCATGAATTGGCTGGCATTTTTATTTGGCTATTACTCCATCTTGAAATATAGCATATTTTCTGTCCTAAGTCAACCCACTTTATGTTTAACAAAATTTATAGAGGAACGTATTAACTTCTACCACGATAAAAAAGGGAGCTTATCTGATATAAAAGTATTATCATTCTTTTCTATAAATGCAATTAAATTTGAGGTGGATTGACTTGGGACACATGAAGATACAGCATGTGTCTTGCCAAAGAATGGTAGTAGTACTCAGGAAGCGTTGATTTTATTAGGTGCAATACACTGCTGAACGCAACTTTCTCAGTATCAATGAAGGATGGGAAATCTAAGCCATCGTTTTACATGCTTTTTTAAATAGAATAGAAAGTGACTGTTACATTGTCAGCACGTACACGATACAATGCCAAAGTTCCGTTCAAATTTCCAAGACGGTCTGGGCCTTACAGAAAATTATGTCCGTTGTCAGAGTCTCAATTTAGCAGCGGCAGCAATGGCAATCTATTCAGGTATTAACGTTCGAAATCT
This genomic window contains:
- the LOC103651056 gene encoding TOM1-like protein 6, yielding MYPSGAMVGAAPAARPSASSRVEKATSHLLMGPDWAVNLEICDILNADVWQTKDVVKAVKKRLQNKDPKVQFFALTLLETMMKNCGEYVQFEVAEQHVLQEMVKIIQKKNDMQVRDKILLLLDSWQEAFGGPGSKYPQYHWAYLEVKTTGVVFPKRPMDAPPIFTPPATHNSETYGSPRYSAGSLSDRMSSDVETLSLGDLNKIRNVTDLLNDMVYALNPSDRMAINDEIITDLVTQCRSNQQKLLQFVSSSGNEQLLKQGLETNDLLQSVLSKYDAVASGAPLAVEASVREAIEAPAVKSYAPPEHNDNVNEEEDEFAQLAQRKNKSVVSSSDDASSSTLGDLALVPIDQAVSESPSSVASNALVLLDPAPSTSTESKELDMIDLLSLTLCSPTPETSTDSSAQDQNGPQQPAVTHNQKGLQEPTVTNGQQYPSSVPQYPSNYQPHTANQAYAPQTSNYVAPWAQTGAYPPQPPAYASGYAYPAPPWVAPTHPVDSNPFLSVNYQDPRPAATSVAQTATYAPPPASYPPSISYAQFATPQSIQHSNSVASPSNGQIANQAQMNVNQQPKDSSAASSRPYYIPDNLFSDLIDAKSFGGGNKMGGPTTMGSSNGGQPMIGGKK